A genomic stretch from Petrimonas mucosa includes:
- a CDS encoding endonuclease/exonuclease/phosphatase family protein produces the protein MGKRVLLHLFDTLSGVITIIPALLAAGGAFAGHVHPAQHAGLQWMGLFLPLLLVINLVLMLYWMVRRKGWFLFPMLGILLNIPYLAGTIQWPVKEVEPPMNELNVATYNIQRGGRGGLQVTGPEIARFMEEKKVDILCFQEFPVANGAALKAITKIFRLFPYYKVTSSSPDGMHVALFSRYPILQSGEIRFPDENSTRALWADLDIDGQVVRVFNAHLQTTNLNQNRINPLDNMDATASRLIRLKDMMDENSVIRANQANLLRDQIDESPHPVIVCGDFNDTPASYAYKRIRGDRGDSFRSAGKGYGYTYRYLRKLFRIDYLLYSREGIRAVHYASPELEHSDHKPVIVKLDVIPVTRSRKNPAREEQNQK, from the coding sequence ATGGGAAAACGGGTGCTTTTACATCTCTTTGATACGCTATCGGGGGTAATCACTATTATCCCGGCACTTCTGGCTGCCGGGGGCGCGTTCGCCGGACATGTTCATCCCGCCCAACACGCGGGGCTGCAATGGATGGGGCTGTTCTTGCCTCTGCTGTTGGTGATAAACTTGGTGTTGATGCTATACTGGATGGTCAGGAGGAAGGGGTGGTTCCTCTTTCCCATGCTTGGCATCCTACTCAATATACCTTACCTTGCCGGGACCATCCAATGGCCTGTAAAGGAGGTGGAGCCACCGATGAACGAGTTGAACGTGGCCACCTATAACATCCAGCGAGGGGGAAGAGGGGGGCTGCAGGTGACGGGGCCAGAAATTGCACGCTTCATGGAGGAAAAGAAAGTGGATATTCTCTGTTTTCAGGAATTTCCCGTGGCCAACGGGGCGGCATTGAAGGCCATCACGAAAATTTTCAGGCTCTTTCCCTATTACAAGGTTACCTCGTCGTCCCCGGACGGTATGCATGTAGCCCTGTTTAGCAGGTACCCCATCTTGCAATCGGGCGAGATACGTTTCCCGGATGAAAACAGCACGAGGGCCCTATGGGCGGACCTCGATATCGACGGGCAAGTGGTACGGGTATTCAATGCCCATTTGCAGACTACAAACCTGAACCAAAACAGGATCAATCCTTTGGACAATATGGATGCCACGGCATCGCGGCTGATTCGTTTAAAAGACATGATGGATGAGAATAGCGTGATAAGAGCTAATCAAGCCAACCTGCTTCGCGACCAGATAGATGAAAGCCCTCACCCCGTTATCGTGTGCGGGGATTTCAACGACACGCCTGCTTCCTACGCCTACAAAAGAATAAGAGGGGATAGGGGAGATAGCTTCCGCTCCGCAGGGAAAGGGTATGGATACACCTACCGGTACCTTCGGAAACTATTCCGGATCGATTACCTCCTCTACTCCCGGGAGGGTATCAGGGCAGTACATTATGCTTCCCCGGAACTGGAGCATAGTGATCACAAGCCGGTAATTGTGAAGTTGGACGTTATACCGGTGACTCGTTCGCGGAAAAATCCTGCACGGGAAGAGCAAAACCAAAAGTAG
- a CDS encoding glycosyltransferase family 2 protein, whose protein sequence is MYNTISILFWICLFLVFYTYIGYGIVLWVAVKVKELFSPRRVLELPETLPEVTLFITAYNEEEVVDEKMENSLSLDYPKDKLKIVWVTDGSTDKTNEKLAAYPGVNVLFQPERRGKTAAINRGMPFVTTSIAVFTDANTFINKEAVKEIVREFANPETGCVAGEKRIAVKEKDTASSGGEGAYWRYESTLKDLDSRLYSAVGAAGELFAIRASLFEEMPDDTLLDDFIVSLRIASRGYRIAYCKDAYAMETGSLNMKEEQKRKVRIAAGGVQAIGRLRPLLNIFRHGCLSFQYISHRVLRWTITPVALFLLVPLNVLLLAFPAEPVWLYQLLAAGQGLFYLTACTGWYLAHHALKNKITFIPYYFLFMNLNVFKGMIYLRNFKGNAAWEKAKRA, encoded by the coding sequence ATGTACAACACCATTTCAATACTCTTCTGGATTTGTCTTTTTCTGGTATTCTATACCTATATCGGGTACGGGATAGTCCTGTGGGTCGCGGTTAAGGTGAAGGAACTGTTTTCCCCGCGGAGAGTACTTGAACTGCCGGAAACCTTGCCGGAGGTGACCCTCTTTATCACGGCATACAACGAAGAGGAGGTGGTGGACGAGAAGATGGAAAACAGCTTGTCGCTCGATTACCCGAAAGATAAGCTAAAGATCGTGTGGGTGACAGACGGTTCCACGGATAAAACAAACGAGAAACTGGCGGCTTACCCGGGCGTCAACGTGTTGTTCCAGCCCGAACGGAGAGGGAAAACAGCCGCGATTAACCGGGGGATGCCGTTCGTGACAACGTCCATCGCTGTCTTTACCGATGCCAATACTTTCATTAACAAGGAGGCGGTGAAAGAGATCGTGAGGGAATTTGCCAATCCCGAAACCGGGTGCGTGGCCGGGGAAAAACGGATCGCGGTAAAAGAGAAAGATACCGCCTCGTCAGGAGGAGAAGGGGCTTACTGGCGCTACGAGTCGACGCTTAAAGACCTGGATTCCCGCCTCTATTCGGCCGTGGGAGCCGCCGGCGAACTCTTTGCCATACGTGCGAGCCTGTTCGAGGAGATGCCGGACGATACCTTGCTGGATGATTTTATCGTGTCGTTGCGTATCGCGTCGAGGGGATACCGGATTGCTTATTGCAAAGACGCGTACGCCATGGAGACAGGGTCGTTGAACATGAAGGAGGAGCAAAAAAGAAAGGTACGGATTGCCGCGGGGGGGGTACAGGCAATCGGGAGGTTGCGCCCCCTGCTGAACATCTTTCGTCATGGGTGCCTTAGCTTCCAGTATATTTCTCACCGGGTATTAAGATGGACCATTACCCCCGTCGCGCTCTTCTTGTTGGTCCCGCTAAATGTTCTTTTACTGGCCTTCCCGGCTGAACCCGTGTGGCTGTACCAGCTGCTCGCCGCGGGACAAGGGCTCTTTTACCTGACGGCATGTACCGGGTGGTACCTGGCTCATCATGCCCTTAAAAATAAGATCACGTTTATTCCCTACTATTTCTTGTTCATGAACCTCAACGTGTTCAAAGGAATGATTTACCTGAGAAACTTCAAGGGAAACGCTGCTTGGGAAAAAGCGAAAAGAGCATGA
- a CDS encoding IS1380 family transposase, producing the protein MSHKDTAFYRGNKLVSFDFSAEKISSDGSVLLLEKLERKHKLINYFSNIIPDMRDSSRITHSVSKLLKQRVYGIMLGYEDANDVKYLKNDPLLQDILEGDLASQPTISRFENTMDKHAIFKLCYAWVDQYVRTLKNRKSIIIDIDATDDPTHGNQQLSMFNGYYGQFMYNELFFHDGGTGQIILPVLRPGNSHSNKWYVSILKRILIKIKNAYPDIEITIRADSGFSGPSFYKLADFYNLEYTVGQASNEVLKREVLSVAQEVLREYVSKGIKHQQFISFEYQAQTWDKPQKCYSKIESTGKGLNVRHFISNIDEEDARSLYFNFYVKRGDTSENRIKEVKNMCYSDRLSNHAFWANFMRLILSSMAYEMFLLLKQAIKQTKYEEAKRWQVNTIRVALLKVGATIKKTKRRIYYRFSRAFPHQDLLRQLILQ; encoded by the coding sequence ATGAGCCATAAAGATACAGCATTTTATAGAGGAAACAAATTAGTTAGCTTTGATTTTTCAGCAGAAAAGATTAGTAGTGATGGTTCAGTATTGCTCCTTGAAAAACTTGAACGCAAACACAAATTAATCAATTACTTCAGCAATATAATACCAGACATGCGTGATTCTTCTCGCATTACACACAGTGTAAGCAAGTTGCTAAAGCAGAGAGTTTATGGAATAATGTTAGGATATGAAGATGCCAATGATGTGAAATATTTAAAGAATGACCCTTTGCTTCAAGATATTTTGGAAGGTGATTTGGCATCCCAGCCTACCATTTCACGTTTCGAAAATACAATGGATAAACATGCAATTTTTAAGTTGTGCTATGCATGGGTAGACCAATACGTAAGAACACTGAAAAATCGGAAAAGTATTATTATCGATATTGATGCAACCGATGATCCTACTCATGGCAACCAGCAACTCTCTATGTTCAATGGTTATTATGGGCAATTTATGTATAATGAGTTGTTCTTTCACGATGGTGGAACAGGACAGATTATCCTTCCTGTTCTGCGTCCTGGCAACAGCCATTCTAATAAATGGTATGTGTCTATATTAAAGCGTATCCTGATTAAAATAAAAAATGCATACCCTGATATTGAAATCACTATTCGTGCCGATAGTGGTTTTAGTGGTCCATCATTCTATAAACTAGCTGATTTTTACAACCTAGAATACACTGTAGGTCAAGCCAGTAATGAGGTGCTAAAAAGAGAGGTTCTCAGTGTTGCACAGGAGGTTCTTAGAGAGTATGTTTCTAAAGGAATTAAGCATCAACAATTTATCAGCTTTGAGTATCAAGCCCAAACATGGGATAAACCTCAAAAATGCTACTCGAAAATAGAGAGCACTGGCAAAGGTTTGAACGTGAGACATTTTATAAGCAATATAGATGAAGAAGATGCCCGTTCGTTATATTTTAATTTTTATGTAAAACGAGGAGATACCAGTGAGAATAGGATTAAAGAAGTTAAGAACATGTGTTATTCCGACAGGTTATCAAACCATGCCTTCTGGGCCAACTTTATGAGATTAATCTTGAGTAGCATGGCTTATGAAATGTTCCTTTTATTGAAACAGGCAATAAAACAAACAAAATATGAAGAAGCTAAGAGATGGCAGGTAAACACTATACGAGTTGCATTGCTAAAAGTAGGTGCAACAATAAAGAAAACTAAAAGGCGTATTTACTATCGCTTTTCAAGAGCTTTCCCACACCAAGATTTATTGAGACAGCTGATTCTACAGTAA
- a CDS encoding glycosyltransferase family 2 protein, whose translation MNWYAKYLSIFEKPFSSVPRETVEEIRDKLNWMKSDEPLASVVVIAHNEETRLLSCLWSLSDMVCRYPVEIIGVNNNSSDKTEEVFKAVGITPYFEEKKSCGYARQRGLYNAKGKYYICIDSDTMYPPAYLETMIEQLEKPGIVGVSAFWSFIPDANHSKWGLKLYEFARDLYIRAIYIRRPERGVRGMVFAYVAEYGRKVGYRVELIRGEDGSMALGLKRYGEIRLITSRKARAVTASNTLDADGSLFNSFKVRVARAVRNFKFLFTKQTEPPKDEESNLIKKG comes from the coding sequence ATGAACTGGTACGCGAAATATTTGTCGATTTTTGAAAAGCCGTTCTCTTCTGTTCCTCGTGAGACCGTGGAGGAAATAAGGGACAAGTTGAACTGGATGAAAAGCGATGAACCGTTGGCTTCCGTGGTAGTAATCGCTCATAACGAGGAGACTCGCTTATTAAGCTGCCTGTGGTCGTTAAGTGATATGGTATGCAGATACCCGGTTGAAATTATCGGGGTAAATAACAATTCAAGTGATAAAACAGAGGAAGTTTTTAAAGCAGTAGGCATAACGCCCTATTTTGAAGAGAAAAAAAGTTGTGGATACGCTCGTCAACGTGGTCTCTATAACGCCAAAGGAAAATATTATATCTGTATTGACTCGGACACGATGTATCCTCCCGCTTACTTGGAAACAATGATCGAACAGTTGGAGAAGCCGGGAATTGTTGGGGTATCCGCGTTTTGGAGTTTTATCCCGGATGCTAACCACTCCAAATGGGGGCTTAAATTGTACGAGTTTGCAAGGGACCTCTATATTCGCGCGATATATATAAGACGCCCGGAAAGAGGAGTGCGTGGAATGGTTTTTGCCTACGTGGCAGAATATGGCAGAAAGGTGGGCTATCGCGTGGAACTAATCAGGGGAGAAGATGGCTCGATGGCATTAGGTCTCAAGAGATATGGGGAAATAAGATTAATCACGTCCCGGAAAGCTCGTGCGGTAACAGCCAGCAATACGTTGGATGCCGATGGTTCATTATTCAACAGCTTTAAAGTGAGGGTTGCGCGAGCAGTGAGAAATTTTAAATTCCTTTTTACCAAACAGACCGAGCCACCCAAGGACGAGGAGTCGAATTTAATTAAAAAAGGATAG
- a CDS encoding glycosyltransferase family 4 protein: protein MKIKIAYCMPSLYWAGGMERVISFKANYLAEQLGYEVYIIITDGKGQKPFYELSPKISIINLNIDYDQLHGKPFHEKLTLYIYKQRLFKKRLSGCLKKIKPDITISTLRREINFINSIKDGSIKVGEIHVNRNNYRGFQHERIPGYAKRILQKLWMNQFISKIKQLGCFVVLTYEDKAKWKEIEESKMEVIHNPLPFYPSEVSTGNNKKVIAVGRYTYQKGFDLLIQAWDIVQKEHEDWKLDIYGEGDRSSLQRQVESLNLQGSCFLHPPCARIDQKYTESSIFAFSSRYEGFGMVLVEAMACGVPPVSFACPTGPRDIITDGIDGLLVENGNIQMLADKITYLIENEELRKQMGGNARVNVRRFSKEVIMTKWDDLFNKLLNDREMNP from the coding sequence ATGAAAATCAAGATTGCATATTGCATGCCATCATTGTACTGGGCAGGTGGAATGGAGCGAGTAATCTCGTTTAAGGCCAATTATCTTGCTGAACAGCTCGGGTATGAAGTTTATATTATAATCACTGACGGGAAAGGTCAAAAACCGTTTTATGAACTATCACCGAAAATTAGCATTATAAATTTAAATATCGATTATGACCAACTACATGGAAAACCTTTCCATGAAAAACTGACCTTGTATATTTACAAGCAACGACTCTTTAAAAAAAGGCTATCCGGTTGCTTGAAAAAAATAAAACCCGATATAACGATATCCACGTTGCGGAGAGAGATAAACTTCATTAACTCTATCAAGGATGGCAGTATTAAGGTGGGAGAAATTCATGTTAATCGTAATAATTACAGGGGCTTTCAACACGAGCGAATACCTGGTTACGCCAAAAGAATACTTCAGAAATTATGGATGAATCAATTCATATCAAAAATCAAGCAATTAGGCTGCTTCGTGGTTTTGACGTATGAAGATAAAGCGAAATGGAAAGAGATAGAGGAATCTAAGATGGAAGTTATTCATAACCCACTCCCCTTCTACCCGTCGGAAGTAAGTACAGGAAATAACAAGAAGGTGATCGCGGTTGGACGATATACCTACCAGAAAGGGTTTGACTTGTTGATACAAGCATGGGATATTGTTCAGAAAGAACATGAAGATTGGAAATTGGATATTTATGGCGAAGGAGATAGAAGTTCATTACAAAGGCAAGTGGAGTCATTGAATTTACAAGGTAGTTGTTTTTTGCACCCCCCGTGCGCCCGTATCGATCAAAAATACACGGAAAGTTCTATCTTCGCGTTTAGTTCTCGGTACGAGGGGTTTGGCATGGTACTGGTAGAAGCGATGGCATGCGGTGTTCCTCCCGTTTCATTTGCTTGTCCCACTGGTCCACGGGATATTATCACCGATGGGATTGATGGATTACTCGTGGAAAATGGGAACATTCAAATGCTTGCTGATAAAATTACCTATCTGATAGAAAATGAGGAATTGAGAAAACAAATGGGGGGTAACGCACGGGTAAACGTGAGAAGATTCAGCAAAGAGGTAATTATGACAAAATGGGATGATCTATTCAATAAATTGTTAAATGATAGAGAAATGAACCCTTAA
- a CDS encoding hybrid sensor histidine kinase/response regulator — MSMIKDFSGYKILVVDDIPANVLLLKMMLEQSGFGVLTAQGAEEAFSRLEEEQVDLILMDVLMPGVDGFELAKQLKEHSDYQEIPIIFLTALNTSTDVIKGFQLGGDDFISKPFNKEELLVRIRYQLNMLEAKRTIKRQTAELEKTIAGRDALYSVIAHDLRVPMSSMKMILNALAIKAKEQHGNEAELVDMLHSANEISEHLFVLLDNLLKWTSSQLGRLKAVPQSINLPELVEGIVEVSSIIAATKDIQLNFYPSSMTGMEVFVDIDMIKTSIRNLISNAIKFSYRGKEVDVVVKLKDGKAILEVIDHGCGISQENQAKLMNLSSHYTTFGTENESGSGLGLLLVSEFLKLNNGRVFFTSKEGEGSTFGFALPVQDFSANESPV; from the coding sequence ATAAGCATGATAAAAGATTTTTCGGGATATAAAATACTGGTCGTGGATGATATCCCGGCCAACGTTTTGTTGTTGAAAATGATGCTCGAACAAAGCGGGTTCGGGGTTCTCACCGCGCAAGGCGCAGAAGAAGCATTCTCCCGTCTCGAGGAGGAGCAGGTCGACCTGATCTTGATGGATGTCTTGATGCCGGGTGTTGATGGCTTTGAACTGGCGAAACAGTTAAAAGAGCATTCCGATTACCAAGAAATACCGATTATTTTCTTGACCGCGTTAAACACCTCCACCGATGTTATCAAGGGATTCCAGCTGGGTGGGGATGATTTCATATCTAAGCCTTTCAACAAAGAAGAGCTCCTCGTGAGGATACGCTATCAATTGAACATGCTCGAAGCTAAAAGAACCATTAAACGCCAAACAGCAGAGCTCGAAAAAACCATTGCCGGTCGTGACGCGCTTTATTCGGTCATCGCGCACGACCTGCGGGTTCCCATGTCTTCGATGAAGATGATTCTTAACGCACTTGCTATCAAAGCGAAAGAACAACACGGAAATGAGGCAGAGCTGGTGGATATGTTGCATAGCGCCAACGAGATATCGGAACACCTATTCGTTCTGCTCGACAACCTGTTGAAGTGGACAAGCAGCCAATTGGGACGGCTAAAAGCGGTGCCTCAAAGCATTAACCTCCCCGAACTGGTTGAAGGCATCGTGGAGGTTTCCTCGATTATCGCCGCGACAAAAGACATACAACTCAATTTTTACCCCTCTTCGATGACTGGCATGGAGGTATTCGTTGATATCGATATGATCAAGACCTCCATCCGGAACCTGATCAGCAATGCGATCAAGTTTAGCTACAGGGGGAAAGAAGTTGATGTAGTAGTCAAATTAAAAGATGGTAAAGCCATCCTCGAAGTCATTGATCACGGTTGCGGGATAAGCCAAGAGAATCAAGCCAAGCTGATGAATTTATCCAGCCATTACACGACGTTCGGCACGGAGAATGAATCGGGATCTGGATTGGGACTGCTGTTAGTGAGCGAGTTTCTGAAACTTAATAACGGGCGTGTATTCTTCACATCGAAAGAGGGAGAAGGCTCTACTTTTGGTTTTGCTCTTCCCGTGCAGGATTTTTCCGCGAACGAGTCACCGGTATAA
- a CDS encoding polysaccharide deacetylase family protein: MTHWYKKLSICSLFLYCLCISCIEKDLYEPNEGDGVGTEYVNYLYPYANEGSNMVAEITIKTNSEINAESVVIEIPVLKFNKSWLFMLTQDDHRHSAYSTTWAAINGKPLSRNYYYHTEQLAAEYLPPDAFSLNKTLGSTDGAGNEVRFAFTTTLYAEETPDNGISMYLKPDFSVFRQEDAQLTWNNLSEMLAYDTGIAFHDVNTNAVNQKDSLVKHFKIAQAIILDQLSGRGAKVLAEPNGNHIYLEAGKEYDPIQVMTAQNTKAGGLPVERHYPYSVETDLSKTILQRTFYNSVFDIPAHIENELKKEKEEREAIHVGMHSTGMTFVELLHWLNNEYGKDGDDSVWFPSLEEYYEYNYYRVNASIDKEVNGKTVKLRVSLPSEQYFYYPSITLNLTGINYEEISEISSGSSVTGLSYAPYEEGIMLNIDCRKFLVEHAEHFVDKYLESPTESNKRDAVYFVKKLKDSPVKEELGKKIPGYK, encoded by the coding sequence ATGACACATTGGTATAAAAAACTTTCTATTTGCTCTTTATTCCTATATTGTCTGTGTATCTCATGTATAGAAAAGGACCTATACGAGCCTAACGAGGGGGATGGTGTGGGAACAGAGTATGTCAACTATCTTTATCCTTATGCAAACGAGGGGAGTAATATGGTAGCTGAAATTACTATTAAAACTAATTCTGAAATAAACGCGGAAAGCGTGGTAATTGAAATACCTGTACTAAAGTTCAACAAATCCTGGCTATTCATGCTCACGCAGGATGATCACCGGCATTCAGCTTACAGCACCACCTGGGCGGCAATCAATGGAAAGCCGCTGTCGAGAAACTATTATTACCACACCGAACAACTTGCCGCGGAATACCTGCCTCCCGATGCTTTTTCATTGAATAAAACATTGGGCAGTACCGATGGCGCGGGGAATGAGGTTCGATTTGCATTCACGACCACTCTTTATGCAGAAGAAACACCGGACAACGGAATATCCATGTACTTAAAGCCCGATTTCTCCGTTTTCAGGCAGGAAGATGCTCAATTAACGTGGAATAACTTGTCCGAAATGTTGGCTTACGATACGGGCATTGCTTTTCACGACGTGAACACCAACGCGGTAAACCAGAAAGACTCCCTCGTGAAACATTTTAAAATTGCACAAGCGATTATCCTCGATCAATTATCCGGCAGGGGAGCAAAAGTGCTCGCGGAGCCAAATGGTAACCATATCTATTTAGAGGCCGGAAAGGAGTATGATCCGATACAGGTCATGACCGCGCAGAACACGAAAGCAGGAGGCCTGCCGGTAGAGCGCCATTATCCGTACAGCGTTGAAACCGACTTGAGTAAAACGATATTGCAACGAACGTTTTATAATAGTGTTTTTGATATCCCTGCCCATATAGAGAATGAACTGAAAAAAGAGAAAGAAGAACGGGAGGCTATTCATGTTGGAATGCACAGTACGGGCATGACATTTGTCGAGCTCTTGCATTGGCTGAACAACGAGTACGGCAAAGATGGCGATGATTCCGTGTGGTTCCCTTCCTTGGAAGAGTATTATGAATACAACTATTACAGGGTGAATGCTTCCATTGATAAGGAAGTTAATGGAAAAACGGTGAAACTACGGGTGTCGTTGCCGTCGGAACAATACTTCTATTATCCTTCCATAACACTAAACCTCACGGGAATCAACTATGAGGAGATAAGCGAAATCTCGTCGGGAAGTTCCGTCACGGGTCTTTCCTACGCTCCCTATGAAGAGGGTATTATGTTGAACATCGATTGCCGTAAATTTCTCGTTGAACATGCGGAGCACTTCGTGGACAAGTATCTTGAGTCGCCCACCGAGTCGAACAAGAGAGATGCTGTCTATTTTGTGAAAAAACTGAAAGATTCCCCCGTTAAAGAAGAGCTTGGCAAGAAAATCCCGGGTTACAAGTAG
- a CDS encoding sensor histidine kinase — translation METKGVLHDEKHSARLLNMTCDTLLFLKNDGTCVDMIVKTENNPYVNDQYTLLGKNIFTFFPEETVQELKPALEQVAKKGEVSNANYNLPAPGRMYFFKLIAHKYDDEHLLCQYRDITIRSQMKRRLEKANKRLTETGRQAKIGYWSYNTVTKMISYTGYVGVVWGVETEEIVLLAEYLEHVYPADRQKLVDVLERTTGEDTLEYRIVKDKVYYVKLKVIDVLRGKNGEAIVEGYTQNIDDIISGWDRLKMLSLALDNSNDSIFATKMDGTIIFANRFCRKKCHIAIGTDIMAYKAYEVLEKFENKEAWDNFTRELRDNDNALQYIWNAPNPRPEIISYDCSAFVFRNEYDEDLIWHLCRDVSERSRHEIELKKAKEKAEESDRLKSAFISNMSHEIRTPLNSIVGFSTIMAGIEKREERDQYLSIIESSNKRLLMLIDEVLDLSKIEAGIFELSYSNKELNGLCREVMVNYQFNTTFVPLRLELPDEDFYMWTDKNRLMQVISNLIDNALKFTKQGSVTLGYRAIPGFVEFSVEDTGIGISPDKLTVIFDRFERVDHFIPGSGLGLSICKSIVERMGGDISVTSEVGVGSVFSFRIPLEDAREIEERYGKTGAFTSL, via the coding sequence ATGGAAACAAAAGGTGTTTTACACGATGAAAAGCATTCTGCCCGCTTATTGAATATGACCTGCGACACGCTGCTGTTTTTGAAAAATGACGGAACGTGCGTGGACATGATCGTGAAAACGGAAAATAACCCGTACGTGAACGACCAGTACACGCTGCTCGGGAAGAATATTTTTACTTTTTTCCCCGAAGAGACCGTCCAAGAATTGAAACCCGCGTTGGAACAAGTAGCGAAAAAAGGGGAGGTTTCCAACGCCAACTATAATCTGCCTGCCCCCGGCAGAATGTATTTCTTCAAGCTTATTGCTCATAAATATGACGACGAGCACCTCCTCTGCCAATACCGCGACATTACCATAAGAAGCCAGATGAAGCGAAGGTTGGAGAAGGCTAACAAACGCTTGACAGAGACCGGGAGGCAAGCAAAAATAGGGTATTGGAGCTATAACACGGTAACCAAGATGATAAGCTACACGGGATACGTGGGGGTGGTTTGGGGTGTCGAAACCGAAGAGATCGTACTGCTTGCAGAATACCTGGAACATGTCTATCCCGCGGACCGGCAAAAACTGGTGGATGTGCTTGAGCGGACAACAGGGGAGGATACGCTTGAATACCGGATTGTAAAGGACAAGGTGTATTACGTGAAACTCAAAGTTATCGATGTCCTTCGCGGGAAAAATGGAGAGGCCATCGTCGAGGGGTATACCCAAAATATTGATGATATCATCTCGGGGTGGGATAGGCTGAAAATGTTGTCGTTGGCGCTCGATAACTCCAATGATAGCATCTTCGCGACCAAGATGGACGGCACCATTATCTTTGCTAACCGGTTTTGTAGGAAAAAGTGCCATATCGCGATAGGAACCGATATCATGGCATACAAAGCCTATGAAGTACTTGAAAAGTTCGAGAACAAAGAGGCATGGGATAATTTTACCCGGGAGTTGCGGGATAACGATAACGCGTTGCAGTATATCTGGAACGCCCCCAACCCCAGGCCGGAAATAATCAGTTACGACTGCTCTGCTTTTGTTTTCCGCAACGAGTACGACGAAGACCTGATATGGCACCTGTGCCGCGACGTGTCGGAACGGTCACGGCATGAAATCGAATTGAAGAAAGCGAAAGAGAAGGCAGAAGAGTCAGACCGGCTAAAATCGGCATTTATATCCAACATGAGCCACGAGATAAGGACACCGTTAAATTCCATCGTGGGCTTCTCGACCATCATGGCCGGTATCGAGAAGAGGGAAGAGCGCGACCAGTACCTCAGCATCATTGAATCCAGCAATAAACGCTTGCTGATGCTGATTGATGAAGTGCTCGACCTTTCAAAAATCGAGGCGGGAATATTCGAGCTTAGCTACTCCAACAAAGAGCTCAACGGCCTGTGTCGCGAAGTCATGGTGAACTACCAGTTTAACACAACATTCGTCCCGCTTCGTCTCGAGTTACCGGATGAGGATTTTTATATGTGGACGGATAAAAACCGGCTGATGCAAGTGATTTCAAACTTGATCGACAATGCCCTCAAGTTCACGAAGCAGGGCTCGGTTACCTTGGGTTACCGGGCAATACCTGGTTTCGTGGAGTTCTCCGTGGAGGATACCGGTATCGGGATCTCGCCCGACAAGTTAACGGTGATTTTTGATCGTTTCGAGAGAGTCGACCACTTTATACCCGGTTCGGGTTTAGGCTTGTCTATCTGCAAGTCAATCGTGGAACGGATGGGTGGGGATATCTCGGTGACGTCGGAGGTGGGCGTGGGATCGGTTTTCTCGTTCAGGATACCTTTGGAAGACGCGAGGGAAATAGAGGAAAGATATGGGAAAACGGGTGCTTTTACATCTCTTTGA